One window from the genome of Sulfuricaulis sp. encodes:
- a CDS encoding (Fe-S)-binding protein translates to MQHRALSAYLNPDFHIKHEAAKCVACGLCLPHCPTYELLHDEAESPRGRLSLMLALAKNDLPLNAKLESHLARCLDCRACEKVCPSNVAYGLALDSVRHLIESRRTTDTKPLNRSVRLIQWLVEKPIRMQILGRILRLYQGTGLQWLLRKSHVLRLVGLTRLDNAIPKLASQKRFSEIYPAHKKTKGRVAIFTGCQANLVDQQTLTSSIRLLCRLGYEVHVPPDQGCCGALHLHDGQARKATELMRQNTSAFADGNDAIISVASGCAATLCEYGKYLDNDVAAQRFSGRIMDISQFLAGISWPTGISFRPLPGRIAIHDPCTLTNVLRQEDKPYALLAKIPGAEIFSLPENKVCCGAAGAYHLAETLIAEQLRAPKINHLKRLAPDILVTSNPGCATFLATGLREAGLDMEVMHPVTLLERQLEK, encoded by the coding sequence GTGCAACACCGTGCCTTGTCCGCCTACTTGAACCCCGACTTTCACATCAAACACGAGGCCGCCAAATGTGTGGCCTGCGGGTTGTGCCTGCCTCACTGCCCAACCTACGAGCTGCTGCATGATGAAGCGGAGTCGCCCCGTGGACGTCTGTCCCTCATGCTCGCTCTGGCAAAAAACGATCTACCGCTAAATGCCAAACTGGAATCCCATCTCGCGCGCTGCCTGGATTGTCGGGCCTGCGAAAAGGTTTGCCCTTCCAATGTGGCCTATGGACTGGCGCTCGATTCCGTACGCCACCTGATCGAGTCCAGGCGCACCACTGACACCAAACCCCTGAACAGGTCCGTGCGGCTGATTCAATGGCTGGTGGAAAAACCGATCAGAATGCAAATCCTGGGAAGAATTCTGCGACTGTACCAAGGCACTGGCTTGCAATGGCTGCTGCGAAAGAGCCATGTGCTTCGGCTTGTCGGGCTGACCCGCCTCGACAACGCCATTCCGAAGCTCGCATCTCAAAAAAGATTTTCAGAAATCTATCCAGCACATAAGAAAACAAAAGGGCGAGTGGCTATCTTTACCGGGTGCCAAGCGAACTTGGTGGACCAGCAGACATTGACTTCTTCTATTCGACTGCTCTGCCGGCTGGGATACGAAGTGCATGTGCCCCCGGACCAGGGTTGTTGCGGTGCCCTGCACCTGCATGATGGTCAAGCCAGAAAAGCCACCGAACTCATGCGTCAGAACACCAGCGCGTTCGCAGACGGGAATGATGCCATCATATCTGTGGCCAGTGGCTGCGCCGCCACGTTATGCGAATACGGAAAATATCTGGATAACGATGTAGCGGCACAAAGATTTTCCGGCCGCATCATGGACATCAGCCAATTCCTGGCAGGAATATCCTGGCCAACAGGTATCTCTTTTCGTCCGCTTCCCGGACGCATTGCCATTCACGATCCGTGCACCTTGACCAACGTGTTGCGGCAGGAGGACAAGCCTTATGCCCTGCTGGCAAAAATTCCCGGTGCGGAAATCTTTTCGCTGCCGGAAAACAAGGTCTGTTGCGGTGCGGCGGGCGCTTATCATCTGGCCGAAACACTGATCGCCGAGCAATTGCGCGCTCCAAAAATAAATCATCTCAAGCGCCTGGCACCGGACATTCTGGTGACCTCAAACCCCGGTTGCGCCACGTTTCTGGCGACCGGCCTGCGCGAGGCCGGGCTGGACATGGAGGTCATGCATCCGGTGACTTTGCTCGAAAGGCAGCTGGAAAAATAG
- a CDS encoding four helix bundle protein, translating into MDALENLDVWKRSCRLSVELYKLLNDCRDFGFRDQVTRSALSVPSNIAEGYERDSSKEFSRFLKIAKGSCGELRTQLYIGTEAGFIEKAKALQMIQEAAEISRMLQGLIRRYEPAQDSKRETPSSS; encoded by the coding sequence ATGGATGCGCTTGAAAACTTGGATGTCTGGAAGCGAAGCTGCAGGCTGAGCGTCGAGCTTTATAAACTTCTGAACGATTGCAGGGACTTCGGGTTCAGGGATCAGGTTACCCGCTCGGCGCTTTCCGTTCCATCGAACATTGCTGAAGGCTACGAACGCGATTCTTCGAAGGAATTTTCCCGCTTTCTCAAAATCGCCAAAGGTTCCTGCGGCGAATTACGCACCCAACTCTATATCGGCACGGAAGCGGGTTTCATCGAAAAGGCGAAAGCACTTCAGATGATCCAGGAGGCCGCGGAAATTTCGCGGATGCTCCAGGGCTTGATCAGGCGATATGAGCCAGCTCAAGATTCAAAGCGCGAGACCCCCTCTTCCTCTTGA
- a CDS encoding OsmC family protein, whose protein sequence is MKAKIKWTGDVSFEGTADSGHTLVMDGAPDAGGRNKGARPMELVLIGTGGCTAFDVMHILRKSRQEVSGCVAEVEAKRAETDPKVFTNIHIHFVITGKNLDPKKVQHAIELSATKYCSASIMLAKTAKVTHDFDIVESE, encoded by the coding sequence ATGAAAGCAAAGATCAAGTGGACTGGCGATGTCAGTTTTGAGGGAACGGCAGACAGCGGCCACACGCTGGTCATGGACGGTGCGCCGGATGCCGGTGGCCGGAACAAGGGCGCCCGGCCCATGGAGCTGGTGCTGATCGGCACGGGCGGGTGCACCGCATTCGATGTTATGCATATCTTGCGCAAATCGCGCCAGGAAGTGTCGGGCTGTGTCGCCGAGGTGGAGGCCAAGCGCGCGGAAACCGACCCCAAGGTTTTTACGAACATTCACATCCATTTTGTCATCACCGGAAAAAATCTGGATCCCAAAAAGGTCCAGCATGCGATCGAGCTTTCCGCGACGAAGTATTGCTCCGCCTCCATCATGTTGGCCAAGACCGCCAAGGTCACGCACGATTTCGATATCGTGGAGAGCGAATAA
- a CDS encoding porin, whose amino-acid sequence MKKKLLMAAVGAALVAGPMVAAHAASATLYGHMHMSMDRYDNDVNEDGMMANNSSRFGIKGDEDLGGGLKAIYQIESPIFAADEGTGGFGGTMRNTFVGFSGGWGAVKIGRHDTAYKDLGRKFDNFNEQVGDMRNFIGNAGTYDKRISNMIRYESPNFGGLNVVVQNSSNNGSDLAGNTSEKDTSLGVNWSAGPLFLGAAWNEVANTGLTNDTTGMRLAGAYTMNDFTFGLLWESLSDISGTSGHDRDALGFVASMKMGNNKLKFHWLDADQYDDTANTGGDMIAIGVDHMFSKTAIVYLNYASVGNDTAATFSTASSNGGHGDNLATAAGKDATAISAGYILKF is encoded by the coding sequence ATGAAGAAGAAGCTACTTATGGCAGCCGTAGGCGCCGCGCTGGTCGCTGGCCCGATGGTCGCTGCTCACGCGGCGAGCGCAACATTGTACGGTCACATGCACATGTCGATGGACCGTTACGACAACGACGTTAACGAAGATGGCATGATGGCCAACAACTCTTCGCGCTTCGGCATCAAGGGCGACGAAGATCTCGGTGGCGGTCTCAAGGCCATTTACCAGATTGAAAGCCCGATCTTTGCCGCTGACGAAGGCACAGGCGGTTTTGGTGGCACCATGCGCAACACCTTTGTCGGCTTCAGCGGTGGATGGGGCGCAGTCAAGATCGGTCGCCATGACACGGCCTACAAGGACCTCGGTCGCAAGTTCGACAACTTCAACGAACAGGTCGGTGACATGCGTAACTTCATCGGCAACGCCGGCACCTACGACAAGCGCATCAGCAACATGATCCGCTATGAAAGCCCGAACTTCGGCGGCCTGAACGTGGTGGTCCAGAACAGCTCCAACAACGGTTCTGATCTTGCAGGCAATACCAGCGAGAAAGATACCAGCTTGGGCGTGAACTGGTCTGCCGGTCCGCTGTTCCTCGGCGCTGCCTGGAACGAAGTGGCCAACACCGGTTTGACCAACGATACCACCGGTATGCGTCTCGCAGGCGCTTATACCATGAACGACTTCACGTTCGGCCTGCTGTGGGAATCGCTGAGCGACATCAGCGGCACTTCCGGTCATGACCGTGATGCGCTGGGTTTTGTTGCCTCGATGAAGATGGGTAACAACAAGCTCAAGTTCCATTGGCTTGATGCCGACCAGTATGACGACACAGCCAACACCGGTGGCGACATGATAGCTATCGGCGTGGATCACATGTTCAGCAAGACGGCCATTGTCTACCTCAACTATGCCTCGGTGGGTAATGACACTGCGGCAACCTTCAGCACCGCCAGCAGTAACGGTGGCCACGGAGACAACCTTGCTACTGCCGCCGGCAAGGATGCTACCGCCATCTCGGCTGGCTATATCCTGAAGTTCTAA
- the argC gene encoding N-acetyl-gamma-glutamyl-phosphate reductase: MIKIGIIGGTGYTGAELLRLLAAHPQADLRVITSRGEAGKKVAELFPNLRGYVKLAFTEPDTKALAGCDVVFSATPNGVAMTHARELLKAGVKFIDLAADFRLKDPAVWEKWYGMPHACPELLAEAVYGLPEVNRDKIKKARLIANPGCYPTAVQLGFLPLLESGLVDAQHLIADAKSGISGAGRKAEVHTLFSEAADSMKAYGVAGHRHWPEIRQGLDAMTGKSVGLTFVPHLTPMIRGIHATLYARLTKPGADLQALYEKRYANEPFVDVMPSGSHPETRSVRISNICRIAVHQPQGGDTVVVLSVIDNLVKGAAGQAVQNMNILFGLDERTGLQQAGVMP, from the coding sequence ATGATCAAGATCGGCATTATCGGCGGTACCGGCTACACCGGGGCGGAGCTGCTGCGCCTGCTGGCGGCGCATCCGCAGGCGGACCTGCGGGTAATCACCTCGCGCGGCGAGGCCGGCAAAAAGGTGGCCGAATTGTTCCCCAATCTGCGCGGCTACGTGAAGCTCGCCTTCACGGAACCGGACACGAAAGCGCTCGCCGGCTGCGACGTGGTGTTCTCGGCCACGCCCAATGGCGTGGCCATGACGCACGCACGCGAGCTGCTCAAGGCCGGCGTGAAGTTCATCGATCTCGCCGCCGACTTTCGTTTGAAGGACCCCGCGGTCTGGGAAAAATGGTATGGCATGCCGCATGCCTGCCCCGAGTTGCTGGCCGAGGCGGTGTACGGATTGCCGGAAGTGAATCGCGACAAGATTAAAAAGGCCCGCTTGATCGCCAACCCCGGTTGCTATCCGACGGCCGTGCAATTGGGATTCCTGCCGTTGCTGGAGAGCGGGTTGGTGGATGCGCAGCATCTGATCGCCGATGCCAAGTCCGGTATCAGCGGCGCTGGCCGCAAGGCGGAAGTGCACACACTGTTCTCGGAAGCGGCGGATTCCATGAAGGCCTATGGCGTGGCGGGGCATCGTCACTGGCCGGAGATCCGCCAGGGGCTCGATGCCATGACCGGAAAATCCGTGGGACTGACGTTTGTTCCGCATCTCACCCCGATGATCCGCGGTATCCATGCGACGCTCTATGCGCGGCTCACGAAGCCGGGCGCGGATCTGCAGGCGCTATACGAGAAACGTTACGCGAATGAACCGTTCGTGGATGTCATGCCGTCCGGCAGTCATCCCGAGACGCGTTCCGTCCGTATCTCCAATATCTGCCGTATCGCCGTGCATCAACCGCAGGGTGGCGATACGGTTGTCGTGCTGTCTGTCATCGATAATCTGGTGAAGGGCGCCGCCGGTCAGGCGGTCCAGAACATGAATATCCTGTTCGGCCTGGATGAGCGCACCGGCCTGCAGCAGGCCGGTGTTATGCCCTGA
- a CDS encoding VOC family protein: MMRPPATTGLRHVALNVQDMDACERFYTDLLGMRVEWRPDANNVYLTSGNDNLALHRATSAVNPESAQRLDHIGFVVNAIGDVDAWFMYLKLKGATMVEEPSAHRDGARSFYCQDPAGNTVQIIYHPSLVNK, from the coding sequence GTGATGCGTCCGCCCGCCACCACCGGACTGCGCCATGTGGCGCTGAATGTACAGGACATGGACGCCTGCGAACGGTTTTACACCGACCTGCTCGGCATGCGCGTGGAGTGGCGGCCGGATGCGAATAATGTGTACCTCACCAGCGGTAACGACAACCTGGCCCTGCATCGGGCGACATCGGCCGTCAATCCCGAGTCGGCCCAACGGCTCGACCACATCGGTTTCGTCGTCAATGCAATCGGGGACGTGGATGCCTGGTTTATGTATCTAAAGTTGAAAGGCGCGACGATGGTGGAGGAACCCAGCGCCCATCGCGACGGCGCGCGCAGTTTCTATTGCCAGGATCCGGCCGGCAACACCGTTCAAATAATTTATCACCCGTCGTTGGTGAATAAATAG
- a CDS encoding DUF6776 family protein codes for MIDLNKPGELIIKQRYSPRIKILLAVVLVLGLLGSAGFIYNYGLNRAGFERQSAQETQQTLQDDMRKLRDEKQGLQEALAGAQRTIQMDQAAYQDLDKSLKASAQEIVKLREELNFYRNIISPADKKSGLRIQNLYIEPAGGTNQYRYKLVLIQALKHESLIQGRAVLEISGTQVGEDTVLRFPAANGRPIMVSFKYFQDIEGKLELPRNFQPIRIKVYITTPGGSSMAEATYTWPLG; via the coding sequence ATGATTGACCTCAATAAACCCGGTGAACTGATCATCAAGCAGCGCTATTCACCGCGCATCAAAATTTTATTGGCGGTAGTTCTGGTGCTCGGGTTGCTGGGTTCCGCGGGATTTATTTACAACTACGGACTCAACCGCGCCGGGTTCGAACGCCAGTCGGCGCAAGAGACACAGCAGACCTTGCAGGATGACATGCGCAAGCTCCGTGATGAAAAACAGGGGCTCCAGGAAGCTCTCGCGGGCGCGCAGCGCACTATCCAGATGGACCAAGCGGCCTACCAGGATCTCGACAAGTCGCTCAAGGCCTCGGCGCAGGAAATCGTGAAGTTGCGGGAAGAGCTAAATTTCTACCGCAACATCATTTCGCCGGCTGACAAGAAAAGCGGCTTGCGCATTCAGAACCTCTACATCGAACCGGCCGGCGGCACCAATCAATACCGTTACAAACTGGTGCTGATTCAGGCACTGAAGCACGAGAGTCTTATTCAGGGCAGGGCCGTGCTGGAGATCAGCGGAACGCAGGTGGGGGAGGACACCGTGCTGCGATTCCCGGCCGCGAATGGGCGCCCGATTATGGTGAGTTTCAAGTATTTTCAGGATATTGAGGGCAAGCTGGAATTACCAAGGAATTTCCAGCCCATACGTATCAAGGTCTATATCACAACGCCTGGCGGGTCTTCCATGGCGGAGGCTACTTACACCTGGCCACTGGGGTAG
- the rplM gene encoding 50S ribosomal protein L13 — protein MKTFSAKNETVKRDWYVIDASGKVLGRVATEIARRLRGKHKAEYTPHVDTGDYIIVVNADKIQVTGKKSRDKIYHRYTGYQSGLKSTSFQDMMKKAPGDVIETAVRGMLPKNPLGRQMFRKLKVYCGANHRHTAQSPKVLEI, from the coding sequence ATGAAAACATTTTCCGCAAAGAACGAAACCGTCAAGCGTGACTGGTACGTGATTGATGCGTCCGGCAAGGTGCTTGGACGCGTGGCCACCGAAATTGCGCGGCGTTTGCGCGGCAAGCACAAGGCGGAATACACGCCCCACGTGGACACGGGTGATTACATCATCGTGGTCAACGCCGACAAGATTCAGGTGACGGGCAAGAAAAGCCGCGACAAGATTTATCATCGCTATACCGGTTACCAAAGTGGCCTCAAGTCGACAAGCTTTCAGGACATGATGAAAAAGGCGCCGGGCGATGTCATTGAAACGGCCGTCCGCGGCATGCTCCCGAAGAATCCGCTCGGTCGTCAGATGTTCCGCAAGCTTAAGGTCTACTGCGGCGCGAATCACCGGCATACGGCACAGAGCCCCAAGGTTCTGGAAATCTAA
- the coq7 gene encoding 2-polyprenyl-3-methyl-6-methoxy-1,4-benzoquinone monooxygenase: MTDRTHSSLDRLMEQLDQALHTVLGPTPRPVRNSPASVKEEIELKAAERALSGRLMRINHAGEICAQALYQGQAATARLPDVRGKMEQAAQEENDHLAWTEERIRELGGHTSYLNPIWYAGSFAIGALAGVIGDKWSLGFVAETEKQVVKHLEGHLQRLPTEDHKSQAILEQMRDDEGRHATVAIESGGAELPEPVRQFMHCTSKIMTRTAYWI; encoded by the coding sequence ATGACAGATCGCACTCATTCTTCTCTTGACCGCTTGATGGAACAGCTCGATCAGGCGCTGCACACTGTTTTGGGGCCAACTCCGAGACCCGTGCGTAACAGTCCGGCTTCGGTCAAAGAAGAGATCGAGCTGAAGGCTGCTGAGCGCGCATTGTCTGGCCGCTTGATGCGTATCAATCATGCCGGAGAAATCTGCGCCCAGGCCTTGTACCAGGGGCAAGCGGCCACGGCACGGCTGCCGGATGTACGTGGAAAAATGGAACAGGCCGCACAGGAAGAAAATGATCATTTGGCCTGGACCGAGGAGCGCATCCGCGAACTCGGCGGTCACACCAGCTATCTCAATCCAATCTGGTACGCAGGCTCATTCGCCATCGGCGCACTGGCAGGGGTTATCGGTGACAAGTGGAGTCTCGGTTTTGTCGCTGAAACGGAAAAACAGGTGGTGAAGCATCTTGAAGGGCATTTGCAACGGCTGCCGACGGAGGACCACAAGAGCCAGGCGATTCTGGAACAGATGCGCGACGACGAAGGCCGTCATGCCACGGTCGCCATCGAGTCCGGCGGCGCTGAACTGCCAGAGCCCGTGCGGCAGTTCATGCATTGCACGTCGAAAATCATGACCCGTACGGCTTACTGGATTTAA
- a CDS encoding polymer-forming cytoskeletal protein: MLSALGKTSTEKPCNTIDTLVGAKTELKGDIVFSGGLRVDGKVRGNITAKGDGNSTLVLSEHAAVTGNVTVPHIITNGSIKGNVRAAERIELQSKAEIFGDLYYKVIEMALGAVVNGNLVREAVETGRDSTNKGTVTRLKSAGENGSDAED, encoded by the coding sequence ATGCTGAGTGCTCTGGGAAAGACGTCGACCGAGAAACCGTGCAATACCATCGATACGCTGGTCGGCGCAAAAACCGAACTGAAGGGCGATATCGTGTTTTCAGGTGGCCTGCGTGTTGACGGAAAAGTGCGCGGCAATATCACGGCCAAGGGTGATGGCAACAGCACCTTGGTGCTCAGCGAACATGCCGCTGTGACGGGTAATGTCACGGTGCCGCATATCATCACCAATGGCTCGATCAAAGGGAATGTTCGCGCTGCCGAGCGCATTGAACTTCAATCGAAGGCGGAAATATTCGGGGACCTGTATTACAAGGTGATTGAAATGGCCTTGGGTGCGGTGGTCAACGGTAATCTGGTGCGAGAAGCGGTTGAAACCGGACGCGACAGCACCAATAAAGGAACCGTGACGCGCCTGAAATCAGCGGGTGAAAACGGTTCGGATGCCGAAGACTAG
- the trpC gene encoding indole-3-glycerol phosphate synthase TrpC, producing MNAPPDILRKILARKAEEIDERASRIPLEELKKRIASAPAPRGFLKAIRSRIATGLPAVIAEIKKASPSKGLLRADFHPADIARSYERHGATCLSVLTDTDFFQGSDAHLQQARASCALPVLRKDFTIDAYQVYEARVLDADAILLIVAALEDADLHDLSALAQKLGLDALVEVHNETELERALALQPALIGINNRDLRTFQTSLDTTLGLLKKIPAKSVVVTESGIHTREDVARMRAQGVNAFLVGEAFMKSTEPGEKLSELFNISLPHAVRKS from the coding sequence ATGAACGCACCACCGGACATACTCCGGAAAATTCTGGCACGTAAGGCTGAAGAGATTGACGAACGTGCGAGTCGCATACCTCTGGAAGAGCTCAAAAAGCGCATCGCGAGTGCGCCGGCGCCACGTGGTTTTCTCAAGGCGATCCGGAGCCGGATTGCCACCGGCCTGCCAGCGGTGATCGCCGAGATCAAGAAGGCGAGCCCCAGCAAGGGGCTGTTGCGCGCGGATTTCCATCCGGCCGACATTGCCCGAAGCTACGAGCGCCATGGCGCCACTTGCCTGTCGGTGCTGACAGACACGGATTTTTTTCAAGGGAGTGATGCGCATCTGCAGCAGGCGCGCGCGTCCTGTGCCTTGCCTGTGCTGCGCAAGGACTTTACCATCGATGCCTATCAGGTTTACGAAGCCCGCGTACTGGACGCCGATGCCATTCTGCTCATTGTGGCCGCGCTGGAAGACGCTGACCTGCATGATTTGAGCGCACTTGCTCAAAAGCTGGGTCTGGACGCGCTGGTAGAAGTGCACAACGAAACGGAATTAGAACGCGCACTGGCCCTTCAACCGGCTTTGATCGGCATTAATAACCGTGACCTTCGGACGTTTCAGACTTCCCTTGATACCACGCTGGGGCTGCTCAAGAAAATCCCGGCCAAAAGCGTGGTTGTAACAGAAAGCGGTATCCATACGCGCGAAGATGTAGCCCGGATGCGCGCTCAGGGCGTGAATGCCTTTTTGGTGGGTGAGGCCTTCATGAAGTCCACAGAGCCGGGAGAAAAATTGTCAGAATTGTTTAATATCTCGTTGCCACATGCGGTGAGGAAATCATGA
- the rpsI gene encoding 30S ribosomal protein S9 has translation MAQANIHLGTGRRKTSTARVYLKPGKGEFLINSKSLDEYFGRETARMIVRQPFVVVDMENKFDVKVNVAGGGPSGQAGAIRHGITRALMAYDESLRPALRKAGYVTRDSRAVERKKYGLHKARKRPQYSKR, from the coding sequence ATGGCGCAGGCAAACATTCATCTCGGCACCGGACGGCGCAAGACTTCTACGGCGCGCGTTTATCTCAAGCCCGGCAAGGGCGAATTCTTGATCAACAGCAAGTCACTTGATGAATACTTCGGCCGTGAAACCGCGCGCATGATTGTGCGCCAGCCGTTCGTGGTCGTGGACATGGAAAACAAATTCGACGTCAAGGTGAACGTTGCCGGCGGCGGACCCAGCGGTCAGGCCGGTGCCATTCGTCATGGCATCACGCGCGCACTGATGGCTTATGACGAATCACTGCGTCCCGCGCTGCGCAAGGCCGGTTATGTCACGCGTGATTCGCGCGCCGTTGAGCGCAAGAAATACGGCCTGCACAAGGCGCGCAAACGGCCGCAGTACTCGAAGCGATAA
- the erpA gene encoding iron-sulfur cluster insertion protein ErpA — protein MSAAMPEMPSALMFTDGAAKKVKELIEEEKNPALMLRVFVSGGGCSGFQYGFTFEESANEDDTRVEKNGVTLLIDPLSFQYLAGAEIDFQEGVQGAQFVIKNPQAKTTCGCGSSFNT, from the coding sequence ATGAGTGCTGCCATGCCTGAAATGCCGTCCGCCCTGATGTTCACCGACGGTGCGGCAAAAAAAGTGAAAGAATTGATTGAAGAGGAAAAGAATCCGGCGCTGATGCTGCGGGTGTTTGTCTCCGGCGGCGGGTGTTCGGGCTTTCAGTACGGTTTTACGTTCGAAGAGAGCGCTAACGAAGACGATACGCGCGTGGAAAAAAACGGCGTCACGCTGTTGATCGATCCGCTCAGCTTCCAGTACCTGGCGGGCGCGGAAATCGACTTTCAGGAAGGCGTTCAGGGTGCGCAATTCGTGATCAAGAATCCGCAAGCCAAGACCACCTGCGGTTGTGGTTCTTCTTTCAACACCTAG